A single window of Streptomyces sudanensis DNA harbors:
- a CDS encoding polymorphic toxin-type HINT domain-containing protein, which translates to SPSPTGPDQVCTQPDPGDPAFCTNPPGDGGSEPDFIRHPADGVAIRLFEYDDNGFQTGITSENGDKVTLGYDDRGNVTSRTTCRAAGDCQTSYTTYPVATGDFDLRGDQPSETRDGRSSGPTDNRFRTQYTYNASGALLTQTAPDGGTARNTYTTGAEPAVGGGNTPTGLPLTTADPRGKTTRYQYYRNGDLAWVTEPSGRVTKYTYDALGRKLTETVVTDANPSGTTSTFAYDKLSRVTTLTDPAATNVVTLGRHQQRTTTTYDADGNVVRTEVSDLLGGDATRVMTFELDDRGRPERVTDAEGNETTYTYDVFGNKTSMVDGNGNHFDYVYTARNMMAEARLRDWDDDGGDPDHTVLNSYAYDMGGRLVRHTDSMGRSLVYQYYGDDLVKSITLKGFRDPDGTRRDIVVESNTYDGAGNVLTETTGNGKVVTQYAYDAVGRVKSEVTDPGGLARRTTYTYDLAGNVETTASGGSPSNVPWPVSVTGDSVRYQYDDAGNVTHETVENGTDSRTTLYTYDDRGLTTSRTDPAGNTTEYGYDELGRPISVTAPAVTTESGGGTPTTSRPTTYTGYDTFGAITESVDALGRTHRTTYDRLGRAVTATAPAYTAPGSAQEVVPTVTHAYDALGNVTETTDPLGRVTRFQYDRQNRLTVKDVPVGTGDERGQWRYAYTRTGQVLSVTDPNGARAETTYDDLDRPVTTTQIERRPAPGAFTTRNEYDDAGNVVKQTSPSGEVSQYAYDGLGQLTRLQEPSGAVTQFGYDAAGREVRRTDGMGRTSAKIYDQLGQLVQDQDLDPANNQLRKVGYTYDKAGNLVTSTNPLNRTTTYTYDAMNRLTSQTEPVSDTRSITTSFGYDALGNRTRYTDGRGNTTIYTVNTLGLAESVIEPPTARDPAPEARTWTTAYDAAGQPVKLTAPGGVVRERTYDKAGQLVRETGTGAEVATPEKRFRYDPAGRLVGASSPKGDNTYEYNDRGALLKATGPSGDATYEYNADGLLTSRTDAAGTAHFTYARQQLTTATDPLTGVRQSYAYDGAGAVRKVDYASGQSRSLTYDDLGRLDTDTLKNGTGQTLASADYGYDADDHLTSKTTTGTAESGTSTYGYDHAGRLTSWTADGTTTEYGWDDSGNRVRNGDKTAVFDERNRLLSDGDYTYDHTPRGTLETRTSSGLTERFTFDAFDRMVKAGESGTEYTYDSTDRVAARNGVDFAYAGLTPDPVRDQTSTYGRGAADELMAVAENGGEARLTLQDKHGDVVGSMSATNGAATALDRSTAFDPFGGVRGTAAAGDTDGNIGYQGDWTDPDTGQVNMHARWYDPGTGAFDSRDSYQSTAGASILANRYTYGAGAPMDYTDPDGHFPCFGWGACEKKVKAVVKKVKNSWVYKKARSVYHGVQWAVRNPGAALGKALNYAGKAANYLYRKSGLKRVVDATVNAVKWVGQKTGVTQWAREKARQAARMVHQARVYITKKAKAAASYVAKHNPIPHIVAAAKPLIAVGKAIVTGDPNLPAIIVGAAVQVVADVAKVVDTIRDEVVKQVGSVVETVSEAVDWGAVWEGAKTVGNVIGEVTGFNDIKNCVTKGDMEACAWAAATVGGVVLGGAGAAAVRAARAGQTVSKAAKYADDIAKAAEKAEDVADKVETAAQCTRTAVDLASAASSNSFAPGTEIVMADGSRKPIEEVEVGDEVVATDPTTGKTSQRKVTETIEGGGLKELVRITIDTDGDRGRATDTVTATAGHPFWVPDLEEWLGAGELKPGQWLRTGSGSKVRVEAVSAWTQQAAVHNLTVDATHTYYVAVGDSSVLVHNMGRGRKPGQRPNYDAEGPHTTFVRHGTTGQIKKYAEWAPQSNPRNPAPFELVKRFDLEGPAHTNADGTVVETPHINLPNGGDARAPEDWEKPIGCP; encoded by the coding sequence TCCCCGTCGCCCACCGGCCCCGACCAGGTCTGCACCCAGCCCGACCCGGGCGACCCGGCGTTCTGCACCAACCCGCCCGGTGACGGCGGCAGCGAACCGGACTTCATCCGGCACCCCGCCGACGGCGTCGCCATCCGCCTCTTCGAGTACGACGACAACGGCTTCCAGACCGGCATCACCAGCGAGAACGGCGACAAGGTCACCCTCGGCTACGACGACCGCGGCAACGTGACCAGCCGCACCACCTGCCGGGCCGCGGGCGACTGCCAGACCTCGTACACCACCTACCCGGTGGCGACGGGCGACTTCGACCTGCGGGGCGACCAGCCGTCGGAGACCCGGGACGGCCGCTCGTCCGGCCCCACCGACAACCGCTTCCGCACCCAGTACACCTACAACGCCAGCGGCGCCCTGCTCACCCAGACCGCCCCCGACGGCGGCACCGCCAGGAACACCTACACGACCGGCGCCGAACCGGCCGTCGGCGGCGGCAACACGCCCACCGGGCTCCCGCTGACCACCGCCGACCCGCGCGGGAAGACCACCCGCTACCAGTACTACCGGAACGGCGACCTGGCCTGGGTGACCGAGCCGTCCGGACGGGTCACCAAGTACACGTACGACGCGCTGGGCCGCAAGCTCACCGAGACCGTCGTCACGGACGCCAACCCCTCCGGCACCACCTCGACGTTCGCCTACGACAAGCTCTCCCGGGTCACCACCCTCACCGACCCGGCCGCCACCAACGTCGTCACCCTCGGCAGGCACCAGCAGCGGACCACCACCACCTACGACGCCGACGGCAACGTGGTGCGCACCGAGGTCTCCGACCTGCTGGGCGGCGACGCCACCCGCGTGATGACCTTCGAACTCGACGACCGGGGCCGCCCCGAGCGGGTCACCGACGCCGAGGGCAACGAGACGACCTACACCTACGACGTCTTCGGCAACAAGACCTCGATGGTCGACGGCAACGGCAACCACTTCGACTACGTCTACACCGCGCGCAACATGATGGCCGAGGCCCGGCTGCGCGACTGGGACGACGACGGGGGCGACCCGGACCACACCGTCCTGAACTCCTACGCCTACGACATGGGCGGCCGGCTCGTCCGGCACACTGACTCGATGGGCCGCTCCCTGGTCTACCAGTACTACGGCGACGACCTGGTCAAGTCGATCACCCTCAAGGGCTTCCGCGACCCCGACGGCACCAGGCGCGACATCGTCGTGGAGTCCAACACCTACGACGGCGCGGGCAACGTGCTGACCGAGACGACCGGCAACGGCAAGGTCGTCACCCAGTACGCCTACGACGCGGTCGGCCGCGTGAAGTCCGAGGTCACCGACCCCGGCGGGCTGGCCCGGCGCACGACGTACACCTACGACCTCGCCGGCAACGTGGAGACGACCGCCTCCGGCGGCTCCCCCTCCAACGTGCCCTGGCCGGTGAGCGTCACCGGCGACTCCGTCCGCTACCAGTACGACGACGCGGGCAACGTCACCCACGAGACGGTCGAGAACGGCACCGACTCGCGCACCACGCTCTACACCTACGACGACCGCGGACTGACCACCTCCAGGACCGACCCGGCCGGCAACACGACCGAGTACGGCTACGACGAGCTGGGCCGGCCGATCTCCGTCACCGCGCCCGCCGTCACCACCGAGTCCGGCGGCGGCACGCCCACCACCTCCCGGCCCACCACCTACACCGGCTACGACACCTTCGGCGCGATCACCGAGTCGGTCGACGCGCTCGGCCGCACCCACCGCACCACCTACGACCGGCTCGGCCGCGCGGTCACCGCGACCGCACCCGCCTACACCGCGCCCGGCTCCGCGCAGGAGGTCGTCCCGACCGTCACCCACGCCTACGACGCGCTCGGCAACGTCACCGAGACGACCGACCCGCTCGGCCGCGTGACCCGGTTCCAGTACGACCGCCAGAACCGGCTCACCGTCAAGGACGTGCCCGTCGGCACCGGCGACGAGCGCGGCCAGTGGAGGTACGCCTACACCCGCACCGGGCAGGTGCTGTCGGTCACCGACCCGAACGGCGCCCGCGCCGAGACGACCTACGACGACCTCGACCGCCCGGTCACCACCACCCAGATCGAGCGCAGGCCCGCACCCGGCGCCTTCACCACCCGCAACGAGTACGACGACGCGGGCAACGTGGTGAAGCAGACCTCCCCGAGCGGCGAGGTCAGCCAGTACGCCTACGACGGGCTCGGCCAGCTGACCAGGCTGCAGGAACCGAGCGGCGCCGTCACCCAGTTCGGCTACGACGCCGCGGGCCGCGAGGTGCGCCGCACCGACGGCATGGGCCGCACCTCGGCGAAGATCTACGACCAGCTCGGCCAACTCGTCCAGGACCAGGACCTGGACCCGGCCAACAACCAGCTCCGCAAGGTCGGCTACACCTACGACAAGGCGGGCAACCTGGTCACCTCGACCAACCCGCTGAACCGCACCACCACCTACACGTACGACGCGATGAACCGGCTGACCAGCCAGACCGAGCCGGTCTCCGACACCAGGTCCATCACCACGTCCTTCGGCTACGACGCGCTCGGCAACCGCACCCGCTACACCGACGGCCGGGGCAACACCACGATCTACACCGTCAACACGCTCGGCCTCGCCGAGTCGGTGATCGAACCCCCCACGGCCCGCGACCCGGCACCGGAGGCCCGCACCTGGACCACCGCGTACGACGCCGCCGGCCAGCCGGTGAAGCTCACCGCGCCCGGCGGGGTGGTCCGCGAACGCACCTACGACAAGGCCGGCCAACTGGTCCGCGAGACCGGCACGGGCGCCGAGGTCGCCACCCCCGAGAAGCGGTTCCGGTACGACCCGGCGGGCCGCCTGGTCGGCGCCTCCTCCCCGAAGGGCGACAACACCTACGAGTACAACGACCGGGGCGCCCTGCTGAAGGCGACCGGACCGTCCGGCGACGCCACCTACGAGTACAACGCCGACGGCCTCCTCACCAGCCGCACCGACGCGGCCGGCACCGCCCACTTCACCTACGCCAGGCAGCAGCTGACCACGGCGACCGACCCGCTGACCGGCGTGCGGCAGAGCTACGCCTACGACGGCGCGGGCGCGGTCAGGAAGGTCGACTACGCCTCCGGCCAGTCCCGCTCCCTCACCTACGACGACCTCGGCCGCCTCGACACCGACACCCTGAAGAACGGCACCGGCCAGACCCTCGCGTCCGCCGACTACGGCTACGACGCCGACGACCACCTGACGTCGAAGACCACCACCGGCACCGCCGAGTCCGGCACCAGCACCTACGGCTACGACCACGCCGGCCGCCTCACCTCCTGGACGGCCGACGGCACCACCACGGAGTACGGCTGGGACGACAGCGGCAACCGCGTGCGCAACGGCGACAAGACCGCCGTCTTCGACGAGCGCAACCGGCTGCTGTCCGACGGCGACTACACGTACGACCACACGCCGCGCGGCACGCTGGAGACCCGCACCAGCTCGGGCCTGACGGAGCGGTTCACCTTCGACGCCTTCGACCGGATGGTGAAGGCGGGCGAGTCGGGCACCGAGTACACCTACGACTCGACGGACCGCGTCGCGGCCCGCAACGGCGTGGACTTCGCCTACGCCGGCCTCACGCCGGACCCCGTCAGGGACCAGACGTCGACGTACGGCCGCGGCGCCGCCGACGAACTCATGGCGGTCGCCGAGAACGGCGGCGAGGCCCGGCTCACCCTGCAGGACAAGCACGGCGACGTCGTCGGCAGCATGTCGGCGACGAACGGCGCCGCGACGGCCCTGGACCGCTCCACGGCCTTCGACCCCTTCGGCGGGGTCCGCGGCACCGCGGCCGCCGGGGACACCGACGGCAACATCGGCTACCAGGGCGACTGGACCGACCCGGACACCGGCCAGGTCAACATGCACGCCCGCTGGTACGACCCCGGCACCGGCGCCTTCGACTCCCGCGACTCCTACCAGTCCACCGCGGGCGCGTCGATCCTCGCCAACCGGTACACGTACGGCGCCGGCGCCCCGATGGACTACACCGACCCGGACGGCCACTTCCCCTGCTTCGGCTGGGGCGCGTGCGAGAAGAAGGTGAAGGCCGTCGTCAAGAAGGTCAAGAACTCCTGGGTCTACAAGAAGGCGCGGTCCGTCTACCACGGCGTGCAGTGGGCGGTGCGCAACCCGGGCGCCGCGCTCGGCAAGGCGCTGAACTACGCCGGCAAGGCCGCCAACTACCTGTACCGCAAGTCGGGCCTGAAGAGGGTGGTCGACGCCACCGTCAACGCCGTCAAGTGGGTCGGGCAGAAGACGGGCGTCACCCAGTGGGCCCGCGAGAAGGCCAGACAAGCCGCCCGGATGGTCCACCAGGCCAGGGTCTACATCACCAAGAAGGCCAAGGCGGCGGCCTCCTACGTGGCCAAGCACAACCCGATCCCGCACATCGTCGCCGCGGCCAAGCCCCTCATCGCGGTCGGCAAGGCCATCGTGACGGGCGACCCCAACCTCCCGGCGATCATCGTCGGGGCGGCCGTCCAGGTCGTCGCCGACGTGGCCAAGGTCGTGGACACCATCCGCGACGAGGTCGTCAAGCAGGTCGGAAGCGTCGTGGAGACCGTCTCGGAGGCGGTCGACTGGGGCGCGGTCTGGGAAGGCGCCAAGACGGTCGGCAACGTCATCGGCGAGGTCACCGGCTTCAACGACATCAAGAACTGCGTCACCAAGGGCGACATGGAGGCCTGCGCCTGGGCCGCGGCCACCGTCGGCGGAGTCGTCCTCGGCGGCGCCGGCGCGGCGGCGGTGCGGGCCGCGAGGGCCGGGCAGACGGTGTCGAAGGCGGCGAAGTACGCCGACGACATCGCGAAGGCGGCGGAGAAGGCCGAGGACGTCGCCGACAAGGTCGAGACGGCCGCCCAGTGCACCAGGACGGCGGTGGACCTGGCCTCGGCGGCCTCCTCCAACAGCTTCGCGCCGGGCACCGAAATCGTCATGGCCGACGGCAGCCGCAAACCCATCGAGGAGGTCGAGGTGGGCGACGAGGTCGTCGCCACCGACCCGACGACGGGCAAGACCTCCCAGCGGAAGGTCACCGAGACCATCGAGGGCGGGGGCCTCAAGGAGCTCGTCAGGATCACGATCGACACGGACGGCGACAGGGGCCGCGCCACCGACACCGTCACCGCGACCGCGGGCCACCCCTTCTGGGTCCCCGACCTGGAGGAGTGGCTGGGGGCCGGCGAGCTCAAGCCCGGCCAGTGGCTCCGCACCGGCTCCGGTTCGAAGGTCCGGGTCGAGGCGGTCAGCGCGTGGACCCAGCAGGCCGCGGTCCACAACCTGACGGTCGACGCGACGCACACCTACTACGTGGCCGTGGGCGACAGCAGCGTCCTCGTGCACAACATGGGGCGCGGCCGGAAGCCCGGACAGCGACCCAACTACGACGCCGAAGGCCCCCACACCACGTTCGTGCGCCACGGGACGACGGGGCAGATCAAGAAGTACGCGGAGTGGGCCCCCCAGTCCAACCCCCGGAACCCGGCGCCCTTCGAACTCGTCAAGAGGTTCGACCTCGAAGGCCCCGCACACACGAACGCGGACGGTACGGTGGTGGAAACGCCCCACATCAACCTTCCGAACGGGGGTGACGCACGTGCCCCGGAGGACTGGGAGAAGCCCATCGGCTGCCCCTGA